The window CGACGCTTCGGTGGTCTCCTGGATCGCCAGCACGACACCGGCACCACTGATGTTCGCCCCCGGTGAGGTCGTCGCACACCCGGCCAGCGCGAGTACGGAAACAACGAATACCGCCATCAGTCGACGCATGGCCTATTCTCCGAGCGCGTTCAGGTAGTACATGGACGCGAGCAACGGTCCGGGACGACCCAGGCTGGAGAACCAGCGGTCATACACCTCGACGATCTGCTGCCCCCTGTAGACCTCTGCGAGGGCCCGGTTCACCGCCAACCGGAACGGCGCATCGCGGCGCATCATCAGCGCGTATGGCTCGAGCGAGAAGTCCTCATCGGCGAGGGTGAACTCGCCGCCCTTGCTGCCGAGCAGTATCCGGCCGATCAGCGCCAGCCTGTCGTTGGCGAACGCATCGATCTTCTTGCCGGTGAGCGCGCTCGCCACTTCGCGATCATCGCGCAGAACGACCACCTGCGCGTCGATCTTGCGTTCCTTCAGGACGCTGCGCAATCGAGGCTCGGTCGTGCTTCCGGCGAGCACGCCCACCCGCTTGCCGGCAAGGTCGGCAAGCGTGCGCGGCCCGATGCCGGCGGTCACGAAGCTGGCGCCGTCGACGAAGATCAGATTGGAGAAATCGACCTGCTCGAGCCGGCCGAGGGTGACCGTGGTCGTACCGCACTCGAGGTCCACACTACCGCCAGCAACCTGGGCAATGCGGTTGTCTGCGGTCACCGGAACCCACTTGATCGCCAGGCCTGGTGCGTTCAGCTGCTGCTCGAGGCTCGCCACCACCCGCTTGCACAGGTCGACCGAATAGCCGGCCGGCTGCCCATCGGGTGCTGCAAACGAGAACGGCGCTGCTTCGGTGCGATAGCCGAGGACGATGCTCTTGCTGTCCGCGATCCGCTTGAGCGTGCCGCCCGACTGCGCTTGCACGCTGCAAGCGATCACCATGCCGAGGATGCAATACAGGACACGGATGTTCATTCAGTTTCTCCAGACGTGGTTTGAGGTGACGGCATGACGAAGTGAAGTGGAGTGAAATGCGGATCGGCCAGCAGCGGGTCCATGAACAGCCACAGCACAGAGGTGACCACCGAAACCATGTGCTCGGGGCAACTTGTTTCGACAGACTGAAAACCGGCGAATCCTACAGGCAGGCGCGCAACGGGACCAGTATGCCGCCCTCTACCGGGCGGTACCGAACAGTCGCCGGACAGAGCCCACCGCGCCCTCGGCTGCGGTGCCGCGTTCGTCCTCGGCCACCCAGCCCGAGAGCGCCGTTCTGCAGTGTGCGCGATCGGCCCGGTTCGGCGTGCTGCGCGCCAGGCGGTGCTTGCCTTCGCACAGTGCCGCTCGCGGGCGTGCGGCGCGGTGAAGGGGATGCTGGCGTATGATCATCGGCGATGCCGGGCGTCGCTCGGCAACTACCGACTGGAGTCGACGTGAGCATGCTCAGGCGTGCGTTGGTCATGTGCGTTCTAGCTTTACCCTGTGCAGCCAGCGCCAATGTGCCCGAGGGCGTGGATGCGTTCGGCAAGTCGCGCTTCGCGGACGCGCGCAAGGTGCTTGCTGCCCCCGCCGAGGCCGGCGAAGCGCAGGCGATGGCATACATGGGCGAGATGCTGATGCGCGGGCTGGGCGGGAGCCGCGACGAGCTCAAGGCGCGCGACTACATCACGCGTGCGCATGCCGCCGGGAACCCGCGCGCCGGATTCCTGCTCGGCAACATGTATCTGACGGGCAACCTCGTCGAGCGCGACGGACCCAAGGGCGCGGACATCATGCGCATCGCGGCGGAAAAGGGCGAACCGGCTGCACAGAACGCGATTGGGGCATGGCTCGCCAACGGTACCAACGGCTTCGCCAAGGACGACGACATCGCCCTCGGCTGGTTCAAGCTGGCCGCCGACCAGAAGCACCCGGCCGCCCTGGGTTGGCTCGGCGCGTTTGCCGAGAGCGGGCGCGCGGGAGTTCCGCAGGACAACCTGGTCGCGCTGGACTGGTACAAGAAGGGCGGCGACCTCGGCGACGCCGCTTCGATGGTTGCCGCCGGGCGCATGTATGCGCTGGGGCGCGGCGTAAGCCCGAATGGCACCGAGGCGCTGGCCTGGCTGCACCGCGCGGCCGCGCTGGCCAACAGCAGTGCGTTCGCGTGGATTGCCAATGTCTACGAGTTCGGCCGCGGCGGCATCTGGAAGAATCCGACGCTCGCCTACGTGTGGTATTCCGCCGTGCCTGCCAACGGCACGCCGGCTGCCGTCAAGGCCGCAGCCGAGGGCAAGGAACGCCTGTCGAAGACGATGTCGGCCGCCGAAATTGCCGACGCCGAGAAGCGATGGAAAACGGTGGTGTTGAACACCATCATGAGTACCATTAACCCGCAGATCGCGACCGGCACGGCGCCGGCGGGGGCGGGGCGCACCGGCGTCTACGGCAGCGGTGTCGTGGTCAGCGAGGCTGGGGAGGTGCTGACCAACGAGCACGTGATCAACAGTTGCGCACGCGTGCGCATCCAGCCGTCCGGGGCCATGATGAAGGTCGTGGCGAGGGACGCTCGCAACGACCTGGCCCTGCTTCGTGGCGAGGGCCTCGCGCTGCCTCCGGTCAGACTGCGCGCGGGGCGCAACGTACGCCTGGGTGACGAGGTGGTGGCCCTGGGCTATCCGTTAAGGGGCATGCTTTCCTCGGGGACCGTGGTAACTACCGGGATAGTCAATGCCCTGACCGGTCTGAACGACGACACCTCCATGTTCCAGATTTCTGCCACCGTCCAGCCCGGCTCGAGCGGCGGGCCGATCCTCGATCGAGGTGGAAGCCTTGTGGGCATCGTACGCGCACGCCTGCTGCCCACCGGGCCGGCGAGCCCTCAGAACGTGAATTTCGGCATCAACCTCGCGACGGTCAGCAGTTTCCTGGATACGCACTCGGTCGGGTACCTGATGGCCCAGCCCGGGGCGAAGCCCCCCGCGGACACCGCCGACCTCGTGGAGCGCGCACGCAGATCGACCGTGCAGGTGGAGTGCTACTAGGACTGCAGTTCATGGGCCCGGCGGATTCGGAGCAGTAGCCCGGCGACGTCCCAGGAGCCACCGGGTGAGCTCGAACCAGGCAAGGGCGCCGAGACAGAGCGCCGCACCGATCAGCAACAGGGATACCGACGGTGTAGTGAACTGGAACAGAACGCTGACTGCGGGCACCGTCAGCACGAGCACCAGGAGCACGCAGGTCGCCGCCGCGATCCAGCCAAAGGCGGCGTTCCAGGGGCGAGAGGCATCGGCGCGTCGTGTCAAGGTCCTGTTCACATGGATGAGGGCCAGGCTGCTGACCACGAGCACGGTGAAGGCGAGCGCGCGTGCGGTCTGGTCGGAGCCCGATGCCGAGCGAGCAACCATATAGGCGACGAGGGCAATGCCGAACAGCCCGCCCCCCTGTAGCATCCCGCGCAGCAGCACCGGCGCATCGAACAGGCGTGCGTCTGGTCTGCGCGGTGGCGTGCGCATCGCGTCGGCCTCCAGCGGCTCCGCCTCGAACACGATGGAGCAGGCCGGGTCGATCATCAGTTGGAGGAACAGGATGTGCACCGGCATCAGCACCATCGGCCAGCCGAGCACCAGCGGTACGATGGACAGGCCGACGATCGGCAGGTGTACCGCGATGACGAAGGCGATGGCCTTGCGCAGATTCGCGAACACCCGGCGGCCGTAGCGCACGCCGGTCACCAGCGACGCGAAGTCGTCGTTGAGCAGGACCAGGGCTGCGGCCTCGCGGGCGACATCGGTGCCGCGCGCACCCATCGCCACGCCGATGTGGGCGGCCTTCAGCGCCGGGGCATCGTTCACGCCGTCGCCCGTCATGGCGACCACGTCGCCACGTGCCCGGAAGGCCTGTACCAGCCGGAGCTTCTGCTCGGGCTGGACGCGGCAGAAGACGTTGGTGTCGGCCAGGCGAGCAGCGAGGCTGGCGTCATCCAATCGGTCGAGTTCGTCACCGGTCACTGCATGACCATCGACCACGAGACCGGCCTGCCTGGCGATGGACAGTGCCGTCTTCGGATGGTCGCCGGTGATCATCACGACCCGGATTCCCGCGGCCCGGCACTCCGCGATGGCCGCCGGCACGTCCGGCCGTACCGGGTCCTCCAGGGCCAACAGCCCGATGAACTCGAAGGCGAAGTCGTGCTGCGCATCGGGCAGGTCGCCAGCGGGGAAGATCGCACGCGCGACGGCCAGTACGCGCAGACCCTCACGGGCCATCCCTTCGACCTGTCGGGCAATGGGCACGTGCCGCGCTGCGTCGAGGTGACAGAGATCCATGATGGCCTCTGGCGCACCCTTCGCAGCTACCAGGCGGTCCTGGAGATCTGGCGACTGCCACACACGCGACATAGCCAGCAGTTGCGGTGAGAGCGGGTAGTCGTCGATCACCTTCCAGTTGTCATGCAGGTGCCCGGTCCCGGCGAGATGGTGCTGACCGGCCTCTCCGATGGCCGATTCCATCGGATCGAAGGCCCGGCGGTGGCTCGCGAGCACTGCATACTCCAGCACCTGGTGCAGCGCTTCCGGAAGGTCCGGCGAGGCGTCTCCAGACAGGATCTGCTCCGCGTCCTCGGTCCATAGCCTGCGGACTGCCATCCGGTTCATCGTCAAGGTGCCGGTCTTGTCCACGCACAGAACGGTCGTGGCGCCGAGCAGTTCGACGGCCGGCATGCTGCGCGTGAGCACCCTCTCGCGCGCGAGCCGCCAAGCACCCAGGCCCAGGAAGATGGTCAGTACCACGGGGAGTTCCTCGGGCAGGATGGCCATCGCGAGCGTGAGGCCGGCCAGCACACCGTGCAGCCAGTCACCGCGCGTCAGGCCCCACGTCAGGGCCAGCCCGGCAGCCACACTCAGACCGATCGCCGCGACCCAGCCGACGATGCGTCGCGTCTCGCGCTGAACGGGCGTGGCGTCCGTCGAGATGGCCTGCAGCGAGGCACCGATACGGCCCAGGGCACTGCGTCCGGCGGTGGCGGTCACGATGCCACGCCCTGTGCCCTGTGTCACCAGCGTTCCCGAAAAGGCCTGCCTGCGAGATGCCGGAGGTAGGCTGGACGCGGCGTCTCCCGCCTGCTTCATCGCCGGGGCCGACTCGCCGGTCAGCAGCGACTCGTCGATCGACAGGTTCGACGCCTCGACCAGGTCAAGATCGGCTGGTACCCGATCGCCCTCGGCCAGCAGGACGATGTCCCCGACGACCAGCTCGCGACCGGCCACGCGAATCGATCGGCCATCTCGAACCACCTGCGCGCGCGGGCTGGACAGGTCGCGCAACGCCTCCAGGGACTGCTCGCTGCGGCGCTTCTGGACGTAAGTGATGGCGATGACGACCAGCACGAACGCCAGCAGCATCAGCGCTTCATGGAGATCGCCGAGCGCGAGATAGATGGCGCCGCAGGCCACGAGCAGCAGGAACATCGGCTCGAGCACCACGTCGCGCAGCAGTCCCCATGCCCGCCGCCGCGCCGTGGGGGGCAACTCGTTCGGACCGTCGCGCGCCAGGCGCGCTCCGGCCTCGGCTGCACTCAGTCCTGGCCGGGCTGCGGCGTCAACTTCGATATGCGTATCGCCCCCGGTCATGTCACCCATCTTACGCGTGCAGATGGCGCAAACACCTTCCATGGCCGGTGTTCCTTCGACAGCGCGGGAAGGGCAGCGAACTCCGCTTGCCGGTCCGGCTGCTTCTCTTGCATCAACACAGGTGTTTCGTGATATCAGGTTTCGCAGCAGGAAT of the Rhodocyclaceae bacterium genome contains:
- a CDS encoding cation-translocating P-type ATPase; its protein translation is MTGGDTHIEVDAAARPGLSAAEAGARLARDGPNELPPTARRRAWGLLRDVVLEPMFLLLVACGAIYLALGDLHEALMLLAFVLVVIAITYVQKRRSEQSLEALRDLSSPRAQVVRDGRSIRVAGRELVVGDIVLLAEGDRVPADLDLVEASNLSIDESLLTGESAPAMKQAGDAASSLPPASRRQAFSGTLVTQGTGRGIVTATAGRSALGRIGASLQAISTDATPVQRETRRIVGWVAAIGLSVAAGLALTWGLTRGDWLHGVLAGLTLAMAILPEELPVVLTIFLGLGAWRLARERVLTRSMPAVELLGATTVLCVDKTGTLTMNRMAVRRLWTEDAEQILSGDASPDLPEALHQVLEYAVLASHRRAFDPMESAIGEAGQHHLAGTGHLHDNWKVIDDYPLSPQLLAMSRVWQSPDLQDRLVAAKGAPEAIMDLCHLDAARHVPIARQVEGMAREGLRVLAVARAIFPAGDLPDAQHDFAFEFIGLLALEDPVRPDVPAAIAECRAAGIRVVMITGDHPKTALSIARQAGLVVDGHAVTGDELDRLDDASLAARLADTNVFCRVQPEQKLRLVQAFRARGDVVAMTGDGVNDAPALKAAHIGVAMGARGTDVAREAAALVLLNDDFASLVTGVRYGRRVFANLRKAIAFVIAVHLPIVGLSIVPLVLGWPMVLMPVHILFLQLMIDPACSIVFEAEPLEADAMRTPPRRPDARLFDAPVLLRGMLQGGGLFGIALVAYMVARSASGSDQTARALAFTVLVVSSLALIHVNRTLTRRADASRPWNAAFGWIAAATCVLLVLVLTVPAVSVLFQFTTPSVSLLLIGAALCLGALAWFELTRWLLGRRRATAPNPPGP
- a CDS encoding amino acid ABC transporter substrate-binding protein, which codes for MNIRVLYCILGMVIACSVQAQSGGTLKRIADSKSIVLGYRTEAAPFSFAAPDGQPAGYSVDLCKRVVASLEQQLNAPGLAIKWVPVTADNRIAQVAGGSVDLECGTTTVTLGRLEQVDFSNLIFVDGASFVTAGIGPRTLADLAGKRVGVLAGSTTEPRLRSVLKERKIDAQVVVLRDDREVASALTGKKIDAFANDRLALIGRILLGSKGGEFTLADEDFSLEPYALMMRRDAPFRLAVNRALAEVYRGQQIVEVYDRWFSSLGRPGPLLASMYYLNALGE
- a CDS encoding trypsin-like peptidase domain-containing protein, with translation MDAFGKSRFADARKVLAAPAEAGEAQAMAYMGEMLMRGLGGSRDELKARDYITRAHAAGNPRAGFLLGNMYLTGNLVERDGPKGADIMRIAAEKGEPAAQNAIGAWLANGTNGFAKDDDIALGWFKLAADQKHPAALGWLGAFAESGRAGVPQDNLVALDWYKKGGDLGDAASMVAAGRMYALGRGVSPNGTEALAWLHRAAALANSSAFAWIANVYEFGRGGIWKNPTLAYVWYSAVPANGTPAAVKAAAEGKERLSKTMSAAEIADAEKRWKTVVLNTIMSTINPQIATGTAPAGAGRTGVYGSGVVVSEAGEVLTNEHVINSCARVRIQPSGAMMKVVARDARNDLALLRGEGLALPPVRLRAGRNVRLGDEVVALGYPLRGMLSSGTVVTTGIVNALTGLNDDTSMFQISATVQPGSSGGPILDRGGSLVGIVRARLLPTGPASPQNVNFGINLATVSSFLDTHSVGYLMAQPGAKPPADTADLVERARRSTVQVECY